The proteins below come from a single Drosophila teissieri strain GT53w chromosome 3L, Prin_Dtei_1.1, whole genome shotgun sequence genomic window:
- the LOC122617165 gene encoding glycerol-3-phosphate phosphatase produces MNLALNRSIQKGGCQVLGLNRYGLQQWLKTVDTIVFGGDGVLWSHDKVLDNAAETFNALRAMGKKAFICTNNSVTSVDGICKFAQEMGFLVAKEEILSSGQTLAKFMKEKKFNKKCYVVGGQGIVDELKLVGIESLPLDHSSLQGFSMPDHIHSIFLDSNVGAVVVGADKDFNTIKLTKACCYLKNRDVMFVATNRDAALPAAAGRMVPSAGVMVAAIQAASQRMPFICGKPNPYMCIDLMRKGVIQPERTLIIGDTMSTDILLGYKCGFQTLLVGTGVNSYQDAMEAQSSKAPLLYQQIPDLYVPKLSNLLPFLSSRNR; encoded by the exons ATGAACTTGGCTTTAAATAGAAGTATCCAGAAGGGTGGCTGCCAAGTTCTTGGCCTCAACAGGTATGGCCTACAGCAGTGGCTGAAGACAGTCGACACGATCGTATTCGGTGGAGATGGTGTCCTGTGGAGCCATGACAAGGTCCTTGATAATGCAGCAGAGACCTTTAACGCACTGCGTGCCATGGGAAAAAAGGCATTTATTTGCACCAATAATTCAGTGACTTCGGTGGACGGCATCTGCAAATTTGCCCAGGAAATGGGTTTCTTGGTGGCCAAGGAAGAGATCCTTTCCTCGGGCCAGACTTTAGCAAAATTTATGAAGGAGAAGAAGTTCAACAAGAAATGCTACGTAGTGGGCGGCCAAGGAATCGTCGACGAACTGAAGTTGGTGGGTATCGAGTCACTGCCCCTGGATCATTCCTCCTTGCAGGGCTTTTCCATGCCAGATCACATACACAGTATCTTCTTGGATTCCAATGTGGGTGCTGTGGTGGTGGGTGCTGACAAGGATTTCAATACGATCAAGCTGACAAAGGCGTGTTGCTATCTGAAAAACCGTGACGTCATGTTTGTGGCCACAAATCGCGATGCGGCACTTCCGGCGGCTGCAGGACGAATGGTTCCCTCTGCCGGAGTGATGGTGGCTGCCATTCAGGCGGCCAGTCAGCGGATGCCCTTCATCTGTGGAAAACCCAATCCGTATATGTGCATCGACTTGATGCGAAAGGGCGTTATTCAGCCGGAGAGGACTTTGATTATAGGGGACAC CATGAGTACAGATATCCTTTTGGGCTACAAGTGTGGTTTTCAAACTTTGTTGGTGGGCACTGGGGTCAATAGTTATCAGGATGCCATGGAGGCCCAGTCTTCTAAGGCTCCATTACTTTATCAGCAAATTCCTGATCTATATGTGCCAAAACTATCCAATCTTCTGCCCTTTTTATCTTCTCGAAATAGATAA